One Laribacter hongkongensis DSM 14985 genomic region harbors:
- a CDS encoding patatin-like phospholipase family protein: MHRRQFLVAGAALLLAACASTPDNPAPSSRPPATPVPPPAPDAPPSPPPKVRVALALGGGAAKGFAHVGVIKLLESHKIPVDIITGTSAGSFVGALYAAGYSGFQLQRIAQRLDESELRDLTVSTEGFLKGEALQDWVNRMVKNRQIQDLPREFGAVATDLDSGRGVLFRRGNTGQAVRASCSIPNIFQPAPISGRRYVDGGLSEPVPVLAAREMGADLVIAVDISAKARHGGRAEGFLGLLDQSVTIMGEKLLAQQIRSADVIIRPNIAGVGAADFASRNRIILEGEKAAQKALPLIRRAIAAKQRELAARAAAGGAGR; this comes from the coding sequence ATGCATCGTCGTCAGTTTCTTGTAGCCGGTGCGGCGCTGTTGCTCGCCGCCTGTGCCTCCACGCCGGACAATCCGGCCCCTTCATCGCGGCCGCCGGCCACCCCGGTTCCGCCACCGGCGCCTGACGCACCGCCTTCACCGCCCCCCAAGGTCCGGGTGGCCCTGGCGCTGGGCGGCGGCGCCGCCAAGGGTTTTGCCCATGTGGGCGTGATCAAGCTGCTGGAAAGCCACAAGATTCCGGTGGACATCATCACCGGTACCAGTGCCGGCAGCTTTGTCGGGGCGTTGTACGCCGCGGGGTACAGCGGGTTCCAGTTGCAGCGCATTGCCCAGCGGCTGGACGAATCCGAGCTGCGCGACCTGACCGTGTCCACCGAGGGTTTCCTCAAGGGCGAAGCCTTGCAGGACTGGGTCAACCGCATGGTGAAAAACCGCCAGATCCAGGATCTGCCGCGGGAATTCGGCGCCGTGGCCACCGATCTGGACAGCGGGCGCGGCGTGCTGTTCCGCCGTGGCAATACCGGCCAGGCCGTGCGCGCATCGTGCAGCATTCCCAACATCTTCCAGCCGGCGCCGATCAGCGGCCGGCGTTACGTCGACGGCGGCCTGTCGGAACCGGTGCCGGTGCTGGCCGCGCGCGAGATGGGTGCCGACCTGGTGATCGCGGTGGACATTTCGGCCAAGGCCCGCCACGGCGGCCGGGCCGAGGGTTTTCTCGGCCTGCTGGACCAGAGCGTCACCATCATGGGTGAAAAGCTGCTGGCGCAGCAGATCCGCTCGGCCGACGTGATCATCCGGCCGAACATCGCCGGTGTCGGTGCCGCCGACTTTGCCTCGCGCAACCGCATCATCCTCGAAGGGGAAAAGGCGGCACAGAAGGCGTTGCCGCTGATCCGGCGGGCCATTGCCGCCAAACAGCGCGAGCTGGCGGCCCGGGCCGCAGCCGGAGGTGCCGGCCGTTGA